Genomic DNA from Oligoflexia bacterium:
CTCAAAACCTATAGCTGCTCCAACTGCTGCCAACACCCAAATCACCGCCGCAGATGTCATGCCCAAAACTAAACCATCTTTGGTTAAAATAACACCTGCACCTAAAAACCCAATACCTGTTACAACTTGTCCCAAAACTCTTGAGTAATCTGTAGCTACTCCTTCTATCTGAGCTGATAAATGAATAAAAAAGCATGTCCCGACAACGATTAAAATACTGGTTCTTATCCCTACAGGTTTGCCGCGCAGCTGTCTTTCAATTCCAAAAATAGTGCCGCACATAATGCTGATTAAAACTTTGGTTACAATTACAGAGTGCAGTTCTGTCATGCGCAATACTATATACCTTTCAATTTTCTATGCAAGATCTCACCTAAGCAATTTAAAATATATTAAATTTGTTTTTGTTTGTACTCAACAAACCCAGTCTTTTACCTTTAATAAAAAAGCATCCTAAGTAAACTTATAGTACTTTGCCGTCTTTATAATATGATATATTACTTTTATGCCTTTAAAGCTTGTCTACAACGTTAGTGACTTATCAGAAGCAACCTTAATTGTAGCCTACCTTAAAAACTATGGCATTGAAGCCCAATCCTTTGACCAGCATATGAACAACCTTTTCCCGGCTGGAAATATCTTAGCGCCCATTAGAATTGTTGTGAATGATTATGATTATGATCAAGCTTTGAAATACATTAAACGCTATCAAGATCAAACCACTCAGGCTTAATACAATTTAAAATTTTACTATTTTTTATCTCACTCTCAATAACTCTTTCCAGTTCGTCGTATAACTGGGTGATTTATAAATATTGTTTTTGTGGGTTTTTTTAAGGTTGCCTTGAGCTGCTAAAAAAATAATATCTTTTCCGGCCTTTTGATTAATTTGATCTATGATTTGCATGGTCTTTTCATTGTTGGCTTGCCCATAGCTACAAAAAATATTGCTCTGAATTTCATTTTTTTTAATCAAGTCCATTAAAATAATACCCGCTTTATGGTAACGCACTCCGGGTTTATAAATTGCTCTTAATGCCGGCTTGATCTGATTTAAAATAAAACTAACATCCTGAGAAGGAGAAGGAAGTATTACCGAACAACCATTTTTATAATAATCATTATGCTGTAAATGTGTTGAGCTTCTAATAAAAATATAAACCGATTGCGCATAACTATGTTGCTCTCTTAATTTTTGACAGGCCCTAAACGTATAATTGGCAACAGCTCTGTATAAATCTATCAATCTTGTGACTTTTTTAGGAAATG
This window encodes:
- a CDS encoding MgtC/SapB family protein; the encoded protein is MTELHSVIVTKVLISIMCGTIFGIERQLRGKPVGIRTSILIVVGTCFFIHLSAQIEGVATDYSRVLGQVVTGIGFLGAGVILTKDGLVLGMTSAAVIWVLAAVGAAIGFEQYISALMITITCVIVLVLTRFLEGRFKDLLRGVHEDEE
- a CDS encoding DUF2007 domain-containing protein: MPLKLVYNVSDLSEATLIVAYLKNYGIEAQSFDQHMNNLFPAGNILAPIRIVVNDYDYDQALKYIKRYQDQTTQA